The proteins below come from a single Geobacillus thermoleovorans genomic window:
- a CDS encoding sigma-54 interaction domain-containing protein: MKKVMIIGADSRGMSLLKLLHGASGFDVVAVVDVDEQAPGVQLAQKWGIAAASDWRPWMAEPLDLIIETTGRADVLEEIRRLAPEGANIVPSAVAQMMAELVEEKEALIAKLKSEAARRALIFHSSHDGMIVVDEYGYITDMNQSAAELLEVDKDKVIGKHILTVLPSSGLPRVLETRQTEFHQEVELANGKKLITTRIPIIDDNGKLFGALAVFKDITELVALAEEITDLKEVRMMLEAIIYSSEEAISVVDENGNGILINPAYTRLTGLTEEDVIGKPATADIAEGESMHMQVLKTRRPVRGARMKVGPKNRDVIVNVAPIIVDGVLKGSVGVIHDVSEIQRLTTELNRARQIIRTLEAKYSFADIVGESEEMKVAIEQAKLAAKTPATILLRGESGTGKELFAHAIHNASDRKYNKFIRVNCAAIPETLLESELFGYEEGAFSGARRGGKRGLFEEANNGSIFLDEIGELSASTQAKLLRVLQEREIVRVGGTKPIPINVRVIAATNVNLEKAIAEGAFREDLYYRLNRMPIYIPPLRARKEDIPALCRRLIQKLNQDYGRNVEGVTDEAMAKLLAYDWPGNVRELENVLGRAMIFMKFHEVMIDATHLPPLASPSSVPAHRVETEEEIRPLEEMVSRYEASLIEQALRRHRGNKTAAARALGISVRNLYYKLEKYGLDKNIMQ; the protein is encoded by the coding sequence GTCCATGGATGGCCGAGCCGCTTGATTTGATCATTGAAACGACGGGCAGGGCGGATGTCCTTGAGGAAATCCGTCGATTGGCGCCAGAGGGAGCCAATATTGTCCCAAGTGCAGTCGCGCAGATGATGGCCGAGCTCGTTGAAGAAAAAGAAGCGCTCATCGCCAAATTGAAAAGCGAAGCGGCTCGGCGCGCGCTCATCTTTCATTCGTCCCACGATGGCATGATTGTCGTTGATGAATATGGTTACATTACCGATATGAATCAAAGCGCGGCGGAGCTGCTTGAAGTCGATAAAGACAAAGTGATCGGCAAGCATATTTTGACCGTTCTGCCGTCAAGCGGCTTGCCGCGCGTGCTCGAAACGAGGCAGACGGAGTTTCATCAAGAAGTGGAGCTGGCCAATGGAAAAAAATTGATCACCACCCGCATCCCGATCATCGATGACAATGGCAAACTGTTTGGGGCGCTCGCGGTATTCAAGGACATCACCGAGCTTGTCGCTTTGGCGGAAGAAATCACCGACTTAAAAGAAGTCCGCATGATGCTCGAAGCGATCATCTATTCGTCGGAAGAGGCGATTTCCGTCGTCGATGAAAATGGGAACGGTATTTTGATCAACCCGGCGTATACACGGCTCACCGGTTTGACAGAGGAAGACGTCATCGGCAAACCGGCGACCGCCGACATCGCCGAAGGGGAAAGCATGCATATGCAAGTATTGAAAACGCGCCGCCCGGTGCGCGGAGCGCGCATGAAAGTCGGCCCGAAAAACCGGGATGTCATCGTCAATGTTGCGCCGATTATTGTTGATGGCGTATTGAAAGGGAGCGTCGGCGTCATTCATGATGTGTCAGAAATTCAGCGGCTGACGACTGAGCTCAATCGGGCGCGGCAAATCATCCGCACGCTCGAGGCGAAATATTCGTTTGCGGATATTGTCGGTGAGTCAGAGGAGATGAAGGTGGCGATCGAGCAGGCGAAGCTGGCGGCGAAAACACCGGCGACGATTTTGCTGCGGGGGGAATCAGGGACGGGCAAGGAGCTGTTCGCCCACGCCATTCACAACGCGAGCGACCGAAAGTATAACAAGTTTATCCGCGTCAACTGCGCGGCCATTCCGGAAACATTATTGGAAAGCGAACTGTTTGGCTATGAGGAAGGAGCGTTTTCCGGCGCGCGGCGCGGAGGCAAGCGAGGGCTGTTTGAAGAAGCAAACAACGGAAGCATTTTCCTTGACGAAATCGGCGAACTGTCGGCCAGCACGCAGGCGAAGCTGCTCCGCGTCTTGCAGGAGCGGGAGATCGTCCGCGTCGGCGGGACGAAGCCGATCCCGATCAACGTCCGCGTCATCGCCGCCACGAACGTCAACCTTGAAAAAGCGATTGCCGAAGGCGCCTTTCGCGAAGACTTATACTATCGGCTCAATCGGATGCCGATTTATATTCCGCCGCTGCGTGCCCGCAAGGAAGACATTCCAGCTCTTTGCCGGCGTTTGATCCAGAAACTGAACCAAGATTACGGGCGCAACGTCGAAGGTGTCACGGATGAAGCGATGGCGAAGCTTCTTGCCTATGATTGGCCGGGAAATGTCCGCGAGCTCGAAAATGTGCTCGGGCGGGCGATGATTTTCATGAAATTTCATGAAGTGATGATCGATGCGACGCATTTGCCGCCGCTCGCTTCGCCTTCGTCAGTGCCGGCTCATCGAGTGGAAACGGAAGAGGAGATTCGGCCGCTTGAGGAAATGGTGAGCCGATACGAAGCGAGCTTGATTGAGCAGGCGCTTCGCCGCCATCGCGGCAATAAAACAGCGGCGGCCCGGGCGCTTGGCATTTCGGTGCGCAATTTATATTACAAGCTGGAGAAATACGGGCTTGACAAAAATATCATGCAATAA